In a single window of the Pongo abelii isolate AG06213 chromosome 1, NHGRI_mPonAbe1-v2.0_pri, whole genome shotgun sequence genome:
- the SLC30A2 gene encoding proton-coupled zinc antiporter SLC30A2 produces MEGTEKQHLLDARPAVRSYTGSLWQDGTGWIPLPRPGLDLQAIELAAQSNHYCHAQKGPDSHCDPKKGKARRQLYVASAICLLFMIGEVVGGYLAHSLAVMTDAAHLLTDFASMLISLFSLWMSSRPATKTMNFGWQRAEILGALVSVLSIWVVTGVLVYLAVERLISGDYEIDGGTMLITSGCAVAVNIIMGLTLHQSGHGHSHGTTNQQEENPSVRAAFIHVIGDFMQSMGVLVAAYILYFKPEYKYVDPICTFVFSILVLGTTLTILRDVILVLMEGTPKGVDFTAVRDLLLSVEGVEALHSLHIWALTVAQPVLSVHIAIAQNTDAQAVLKSASSRLQGKFHFHTVTIQIEDYSEDMKDCQACQGPSD; encoded by the exons ATGGAGGGCACGGAGAAGCAGCACCTGTTGGACGCCAGGCCCGCAGTCCG GTCATACACGGGATCTCTGTGGCAGGACGGGACTGGCTGGATCCCTCTGCCCCGACCTGGCCTGGACTTGCAGGCCATTGAGCTGGCTGCCCAGAGCAACCATTACTGCCATGCTCAGAAGGGTCCTGACAGTCACTGTGACCCCAAGAAGGGGAAGGCCCGGCGCCAGCTGTATGTAGCCTCTGCCATCTGCCTGTTGTTCATGATCGGAGAAGTCGTTG GTGGGTACCTGGCACACAGCTTGGCTGTCATGACTGACGCAGCGCACCTGCTCACTGACTTTGCCAGCATGCTCATCAGCCTCTTCTCCCTCTGGATGTCCTCCCGGCCAGCCACCAAGACCATGAACTTCGGCTGGCAGAGAGCTG AGATCTTGGGAGCCCTGGTCTCTGTACTGTCCATCTGGGTCGTGACTGGGGTACTGGTGTACCTGGCTGTGGAGCGGCTGATCTCTGGGGACTATGAAATTGACGGGGGGACCATGCTGATCACGTCGGGCTGCGCTGTGGCTGTGAACATCAT AATGGGGTTGACCCTTCACCAGTCTGGCCATGGGCACAGCCACGGCACCACCAACCAGCAGGAGGAGAACCCCAGCGTCCGAGCTGCCTTCATCCATGTGATCGGGGACTTTATGCAGAGCATGGGCGTCCTAGTGGCAGCCTATATTTTATACTTCAAG CCGGAATACAAGTATGTAGACCCCATCTGCACCTTCGTCTTCTCCATCCTGGTCCTGGGGACAACCTTGACCATCCTGAGAGATGTGATCCTGGTGTTGATGGAAG GGACCCCCAAGGGCGTTGACTTCACAGCTGTTCGGGATCTGCTGCTGTCGGTGGAGGGGGTGGAAGCCCTGCACAGCCTGCATATCTGGGCACTGACCGTGGCCCAGCCTGTTCTGTCTGTCCACATTGCCATTG CTCAGAATACAGACGCCCAGGCTGTGCTGAAGTCAGCCAGCAGCCGCCTCCAAGGGAAGTTCCACTTCCACACTGTGACCATCCAGATCGAGGACTACTCGGAGGATATGAAGGACTGTCAGGCATGCCAGGGCCCCTCAGACTGA
- the EXTL1 gene encoding exostosin-like 1 (The RefSeq protein has 2 substitutions compared to this genomic sequence) codes for MQSWRRRKSLWLALSASWLLLVLLGGFSLLRLALPPRPRPGASQGWPRWLDAELLQSFSQPRELPEDTASPPQAPHGGSCNWEACFDTSKCRGDGLKVFVYPAVGPISETHRRILASIEGSRFHTFSPAGACLLLLLSLDAQTGECSSMPLQWNRGRNHLVLRLYPAACPRTFQLGQAMVAEASPTVDSFRPGFDVALPFLPEAHPLRGGAPGQLRQHSPQPGVALLALEEERGGWRTADTGSSACPWDGRCEQDPGPGQTQHQETLPNATFCLISGHRPEAASRFLQALQVLAALQEMSPARVLALRQQTQFLWDAYFSSVEKVIHTTLEVIQDRIFGTSAHPSLLWNSPPGALLALSTFSTSPQDFPFYHLQQGSRPEGRFSALIWVAPPGQPPLKLIQAVAGSQHCAQILVLWSNERPLPSRWPETAVPLTVIDGHRKVSDRFYPYSTIRTDAILSLDARSSLSTSEVDFAFLVWQSFPERMVGFLTLSHFWDEAHGGWGYTAERTNEFSMVLTTAAFYHRYYHTLFTHSLPKALRTLADEAPTCVDVLMNFIVAAVTKLPPIKVPYGKQRQEAAPLAPGGPGPRSKPQAPAPDCINQIAAAFGHMPLLSSCLRLDPVLFKDPVSVQRKKYRSLEKP; via the exons ATGCAGTCGTGGAGGAGAAGAAAGTCCCTCTGGCTGGCACTGTCAGCCTCCTGGCTCCTGCTTGTCCTGCTGGGAGGCTTCTCCCTTCTCCGCCTGGCATTGCCTCCCAGACCTCAGCCCGGGGCTTCCCAAGGCTGGCCCCGCTGGCTGGACGCAGAGCTCCTGCAGAGCTTCTCCCAGCCTAGAGAGCTCCCAGAAGATACCGCTTCACCTCCTCAAGCCCCTCATGGTGGCAGCTGCAACTGGGAAGCCTGCTTTGATACCTCAAAGTGCAGGGGCGATGGCCTTAAGGTATTCGTGTACCCAGCGGTTGGACCCATCTCTGAGACTCATCGCAGGATCCTGGCTTCCATTGAGGGCTCTCGCTTCCACACATTCAGCCCTGCTGgggcctgcctcctcctcctcctcagcctggacgCCCAGACTGGAGAGTGCAGCTCAATGCCTCTGCAATGGAACAGGGGCAGGAACCATCTGGTCCTCCGTCTCTACCCAGCTGCCTGCCCCAGGACCTTTCAGCTGGGACAGGCTATGGTGGCTGAGGCCAGCCCCACAGTGGACTCCTTCCGGCCCGGCTTTGATGTGGCCCTCCCTTTTCTCCCTGAAGCCCACCCGTTGCGAGGTGGGGCTCCTGGCCAGCTGCGGCAACACAGCCCCCAGCCCGGGGTAGCCCTGCTGGCCCTGGAAGAGGAGAGGGGTGGGTGGCGCACAGCAGACACCGGCTcctctgcctgcccctgggatGGGCGCTGTGAACAGGACCCTGGACCTGGGCA GACCCAGCACCAGGAGACGTTGCCCAATGCCACCTTCTGCCTCATCTCTGGCCACCGTCCCGAGGCTGCCTCGCGCTTCCTCCAAGCCCTGCAG GTCCTGGCTGCCCTCCAGGAGATGTCCCCTGCACGGGTCCTCGCCCTGCGTCAGCAGACCCAGTTTCTATGGGATGCCTACTTCTCCTCAGTGGAGAAGGTCATCCATACCACTCTGGAG GTTATTCAGGACCGGATCTTTGGAACATCAGCTCACCCCTCACTGCTGTGGAACAGCCCCCCAGGGGCACTCCTGGCCCTGTCTACTTTTTCTACAAGCCCCCAGGACTTCCCCTTCTACCACCTGCAACAGG GCTCCCGCCCTGAGGGCAGATTCAGCGCCCTGATCTGGGTGGCGCCCCCAGGCCAGCCCCCTCTGAAGCTCATCCAGGCGGTGGCAGGCTCCCAGCACTGTGCCCAG ATCTTGGTTCTCTGGAGCAATGAGAGGCCACTCCCATCCAGGTGGCCGGAGACAGCCGTGCCCTTGACAGTCATTGATGGGCACAGGAAG GTTAGTGATCGCTTCTACCCATATAGCACCATCAGAACAGATGCCATCCTCAGCCTCGATGCCCGCAGCAGTCTTTCCACAAGTGAG GTGGACTTTGCCTTTCTGGTGTGGCAGAGCTTCCCAGAGCGGATGGTGGGCTTCCTGACGTTGAGCCATTTCTGGGACGAGGCCCATGGTGGCTGGGGCTACACTGCTGAGAGGACCAATGAATTCTCCATGGTTCTCACCACAGCCGCCTTCTACCATAG GTATTACCACACTCTCTTCACTCACTCCCTACCCAAGGCTCTGAGGACCCTGGCAGATGAGGCACCCACCTGTGTGGACGTCCTGATGAATTTCATAGTAGCAGCAGTCACCAAGCTGCCCCCTATCAAGGTGCCCTATGGCAAGCAGCGCCAGGAGGCTGCTCCACTG GCGCCTGGGGGCCCGGGGCCCAGGTCAAAGCCGCAGGCCCCAGCCCCCGACTGCATCAACCAGTTAGCGGCAGCGTTCGGCCACATGCCCTTGCTGTCCTCTTGTCTGCGTCTGGACCCGGTGCTGTTTAAGGACCCGGTGTCCGTGCAGCGCAAGAAGTACCGCAGCCTGGAGAAGCCCTAG
- the EXTL1 gene encoding exostosin-like 1 isoform X1 has product MQSWRRRKSLWLALSASWLLLVLLGGFSLLRLALPPRPQPGASQGWPRWLDAELLQSFSQPRELPEDTASPPQAPHGGSCNWEACFDTSKCRGDGLKVFVYPAVGPISETHRRILASIEGSRFHTFSPAGACLLLLLSLDAQTGECSSMPLQWNRGRNHLVLRLYPAACPRTFQLGQAMVAEASPTVDSFRPGFDVALPFLPEAHPLRGGAPGQLRQHSPQPGVALLALEEERGGWRTADTGSSACPWDGRCEQDPGPGQTQHQETLPNATFCLISGHRPEAASRFLQALQAGCIPVLLSPRWELPFSEVIDWTKAAIVADERLPLQVLAALQEMSPARVLALRQQTQFLWDAYFSSVEKVIHTTLEVIQDRIFGTSAHPSLLWNSPPGALLALSTFSTSPQDFPFYHLQQGSRPEGRFSALIWVAPPGQPPLKLIQAVAGSQHCAQILVLWSNERPLPSRWPETAVPLTVIDGHRKVSDRFYPYSTIRTDAILSLDARSSLSTSEVDFAFLVWQSFPERMVGFLTLSHFWDEAHGGWGYTAERTNEFSMVLTTAAFYHRYYHTLFTHSLPKALRTLADEAPTCVDVLMNFIVAAVTKLPPIKVPYGKQRQEAAPLAPGGPGPRSKPQAPAPDCINQLAAAFGHMPLLSSCLRLDPVLFKDPVSVQRKKYRSLEKP; this is encoded by the exons ATGCAGTCGTGGAGGAGAAGAAAGTCCCTCTGGCTGGCACTGTCAGCCTCCTGGCTCCTGCTTGTCCTGCTGGGAGGCTTCTCCCTTCTCCGCCTGGCATTGCCTCCCAGACCTCAGCCCGGGGCTTCCCAAGGCTGGCCCCGCTGGCTGGACGCAGAGCTCCTGCAGAGCTTCTCCCAGCCTAGAGAGCTCCCAGAAGATACCGCTTCACCTCCTCAAGCCCCTCATGGTGGCAGCTGCAACTGGGAAGCCTGCTTTGATACCTCAAAGTGCAGGGGCGATGGCCTTAAGGTATTCGTGTACCCAGCGGTTGGACCCATCTCTGAGACTCATCGCAGGATCCTGGCTTCCATTGAGGGCTCTCGCTTCCACACATTCAGCCCTGCTGgggcctgcctcctcctcctcctcagcctggacgCCCAGACTGGAGAGTGCAGCTCAATGCCTCTGCAATGGAACAGGGGCAGGAACCATCTGGTCCTCCGTCTCTACCCAGCTGCCTGCCCCAGGACCTTTCAGCTGGGACAGGCTATGGTGGCTGAGGCCAGCCCCACAGTGGACTCCTTCCGGCCCGGCTTTGATGTGGCCCTCCCTTTTCTCCCTGAAGCCCACCCGTTGCGAGGTGGGGCTCCTGGCCAGCTGCGGCAACACAGCCCCCAGCCCGGGGTAGCCCTGCTGGCCCTGGAAGAGGAGAGGGGTGGGTGGCGCACAGCAGACACCGGCTcctctgcctgcccctgggatGGGCGCTGTGAACAGGACCCTGGACCTGGGCA GACCCAGCACCAGGAGACGTTGCCCAATGCCACCTTCTGCCTCATCTCTGGCCACCGTCCCGAGGCTGCCTCGCGCTTCCTCCAAGCCCTGCAG GCCGGCTGCATCCCAGTGCTTCTCAGCCCCCGCTGGGAGCTGCCCTTCTCCGAGGTCATCGACTGGACCAAGGCAGCCATCGTAGCTGATGAGAGGCTCCCGCTTCAG GTCCTGGCTGCCCTCCAGGAGATGTCCCCTGCACGGGTCCTCGCCCTGCGTCAGCAGACCCAGTTTCTATGGGATGCCTACTTCTCCTCAGTGGAGAAGGTCATCCATACCACTCTGGAG GTTATTCAGGACCGGATCTTTGGAACATCAGCTCACCCCTCACTGCTGTGGAACAGCCCCCCAGGGGCACTCCTGGCCCTGTCTACTTTTTCTACAAGCCCCCAGGACTTCCCCTTCTACCACCTGCAACAGG GCTCCCGCCCTGAGGGCAGATTCAGCGCCCTGATCTGGGTGGCGCCCCCAGGCCAGCCCCCTCTGAAGCTCATCCAGGCGGTGGCAGGCTCCCAGCACTGTGCCCAG ATCTTGGTTCTCTGGAGCAATGAGAGGCCACTCCCATCCAGGTGGCCGGAGACAGCCGTGCCCTTGACAGTCATTGATGGGCACAGGAAG GTTAGTGATCGCTTCTACCCATATAGCACCATCAGAACAGATGCCATCCTCAGCCTCGATGCCCGCAGCAGTCTTTCCACAAGTGAG GTGGACTTTGCCTTTCTGGTGTGGCAGAGCTTCCCAGAGCGGATGGTGGGCTTCCTGACGTTGAGCCATTTCTGGGACGAGGCCCATGGTGGCTGGGGCTACACTGCTGAGAGGACCAATGAATTCTCCATGGTTCTCACCACAGCCGCCTTCTACCATAG GTATTACCACACTCTCTTCACTCACTCCCTACCCAAGGCTCTGAGGACCCTGGCAGATGAGGCACCCACCTGTGTGGACGTCCTGATGAATTTCATAGTAGCAGCAGTCACCAAGCTGCCCCCTATCAAGGTGCCCTATGGCAAGCAGCGCCAGGAGGCTGCTCCACTG GCGCCTGGGGGCCCGGGGCCCAGGTCAAAGCCGCAGGCCCCAGCCCCCGACTGCATCAACCAGTTAGCGGCAGCGTTCGGCCACATGCCCTTGCTGTCCTCTTGTCTGCGTCTGGACCCGGTGCTGTTTAAGGACCCGGTGTCCGTGCAGCGCAAGAAGTACCGCAGCCTGGAGAAGCCCTAG
- the EXTL1 gene encoding exostosin-like 1 isoform X2 has product MQSWRRRKSLWLALSASWLLLVLLGGFSLLRLALPPRPQPGASQGWPRWLDAELLQSFSQPRELPEDTASPPQAPHGGSCNWEACFDTSKCRGDGLKVFVYPAVGPISETHRRILASIEGSRFHTFSPAGACLLLLLSLDAQTGECSSMPLQWNRGRNHLVLRLYPAACPRTFQLGQAMVAEASPTVDSFRPGFDVALPFLPEAHPLRGGAPGQLRQHSPQPGVALLALEEERGGWRTADTGSSACPWDGRCEQDPGPGQTQHQETLPNATFCLISGHRPEAASRFLQALQAGCIPVLLSPRWELPFSEVIDWTKAAIVADERLPLQVLAALQEMSPARVLALRQQTQFLWDAYFSSVEKVIHTTLEVIQDRIFGTSAHPSLLWNSPPGALLALSTFSTSPQDFPFYHLQQGSRPEGRFSALIWVAPPGQPPLKLIQAVAGSQHCAQILVLWSNERPLPSRWPETAVPLTVIDGHRKVSDRFYPYSTIRTDAILSLDARSSLSTSEVQTPTLHRDQRIRGPEIPPPPPRMEQGGLDSRHPGSRPRSATSQLWDPGQISSLL; this is encoded by the exons ATGCAGTCGTGGAGGAGAAGAAAGTCCCTCTGGCTGGCACTGTCAGCCTCCTGGCTCCTGCTTGTCCTGCTGGGAGGCTTCTCCCTTCTCCGCCTGGCATTGCCTCCCAGACCTCAGCCCGGGGCTTCCCAAGGCTGGCCCCGCTGGCTGGACGCAGAGCTCCTGCAGAGCTTCTCCCAGCCTAGAGAGCTCCCAGAAGATACCGCTTCACCTCCTCAAGCCCCTCATGGTGGCAGCTGCAACTGGGAAGCCTGCTTTGATACCTCAAAGTGCAGGGGCGATGGCCTTAAGGTATTCGTGTACCCAGCGGTTGGACCCATCTCTGAGACTCATCGCAGGATCCTGGCTTCCATTGAGGGCTCTCGCTTCCACACATTCAGCCCTGCTGgggcctgcctcctcctcctcctcagcctggacgCCCAGACTGGAGAGTGCAGCTCAATGCCTCTGCAATGGAACAGGGGCAGGAACCATCTGGTCCTCCGTCTCTACCCAGCTGCCTGCCCCAGGACCTTTCAGCTGGGACAGGCTATGGTGGCTGAGGCCAGCCCCACAGTGGACTCCTTCCGGCCCGGCTTTGATGTGGCCCTCCCTTTTCTCCCTGAAGCCCACCCGTTGCGAGGTGGGGCTCCTGGCCAGCTGCGGCAACACAGCCCCCAGCCCGGGGTAGCCCTGCTGGCCCTGGAAGAGGAGAGGGGTGGGTGGCGCACAGCAGACACCGGCTcctctgcctgcccctgggatGGGCGCTGTGAACAGGACCCTGGACCTGGGCA GACCCAGCACCAGGAGACGTTGCCCAATGCCACCTTCTGCCTCATCTCTGGCCACCGTCCCGAGGCTGCCTCGCGCTTCCTCCAAGCCCTGCAG GCCGGCTGCATCCCAGTGCTTCTCAGCCCCCGCTGGGAGCTGCCCTTCTCCGAGGTCATCGACTGGACCAAGGCAGCCATCGTAGCTGATGAGAGGCTCCCGCTTCAG GTCCTGGCTGCCCTCCAGGAGATGTCCCCTGCACGGGTCCTCGCCCTGCGTCAGCAGACCCAGTTTCTATGGGATGCCTACTTCTCCTCAGTGGAGAAGGTCATCCATACCACTCTGGAG GTTATTCAGGACCGGATCTTTGGAACATCAGCTCACCCCTCACTGCTGTGGAACAGCCCCCCAGGGGCACTCCTGGCCCTGTCTACTTTTTCTACAAGCCCCCAGGACTTCCCCTTCTACCACCTGCAACAGG GCTCCCGCCCTGAGGGCAGATTCAGCGCCCTGATCTGGGTGGCGCCCCCAGGCCAGCCCCCTCTGAAGCTCATCCAGGCGGTGGCAGGCTCCCAGCACTGTGCCCAG ATCTTGGTTCTCTGGAGCAATGAGAGGCCACTCCCATCCAGGTGGCCGGAGACAGCCGTGCCCTTGACAGTCATTGATGGGCACAGGAAG GTTAGTGATCGCTTCTACCCATATAGCACCATCAGAACAGATGCCATCCTCAGCCTCGATGCCCGCAGCAGTCTTTCCACAAGTGAG GTACAGACCCCCACCCTGCACAGGGATCAGAGGATCAGAGGACCAGagatcccccctcccccaccccgaaTGGAGCAGGGTGGCCTAGACTCCAGGCATCCAGGTTCAAGGCCGAGATCTGCCACTTCCCAGCTGTGGGATCCTGGTCAAATCTCCTCGCTTCTCTAg